Proteins co-encoded in one Erinaceus europaeus chromosome 2, mEriEur2.1, whole genome shotgun sequence genomic window:
- the FOXF1 gene encoding forkhead box protein F1 yields the protein MTAEVQPAPRAQPPPPPPPPPPLPPPPPPPPPPGSSAAQSSGGSGGGGSSHPMSSAPEKQQPPHGGGVGGGGGGGSAMDPASSGPSKAKKTNAGIRRPEKPPYSYIALIVMAIQSSPTKRLTLSEIYQFLQSRFPFFRGSYQGWKNSVRHNLSLNECFIKLPKGLGRPGKGHYWTIDPASEFMFEEGSFRRRPRGFRRKCQALKPMYSMMNGLGFNHLPDTYGFQSSAGGLSCPPNSLALEGGLGMMNGHLPGNVDSMALPSHSVPHLPSNGGHSYMSSCGGAGAGDYSHHDSSVPASPLLPAGAGGVMEPHAVYSSSATAWPPSASAALNSGPSYIKQQPLSPCNPSANPLSGSLSTHSLDQSYLHQNSHNTPAELQGIPRYHSQSPSMCDRKEFVFSFNTMASSSMHSAGSSSYYHQQVTYQDIKPCVM from the exons GACGGCAGAGGTGCAGCCAGCCCCGCGCgcgcagccccctccccctcctcctccccctcctcctcttcctcctcctcctcctcctcctcctcctcccggcTCCTCGGCGGCTCAGAgcagcggcggcagcggcggcggcggcagcagccACCCGATGTCTTCGGCGCCCGAGAAGCAGCAGCCTCCGCACGGCGGCGGGGTTGGCGGCGGCGGGGGAGGCGGCTCGGCCATGGACCCCGCGTCGTCCGGCCCGTCCAAGGCCAAGAAGACGAACGCGGGCATCCGGCGGCCCGAGAAGCCGCCCTACTCTTACATCGCGCTCATCGTTATGGCCATCCAGAGCTCGCCCACCAAGCGCCTGACGCTCAGCGAGATCTACCAGTTCCTGCAGAGCCGCTTCCCCTTCTTCCGCGGCTCCTACCAGGGCTGGAAGAACTCGGTGCGCCACAACCTCTCGCTCAACGAGTGCTTCATCAAGCTGCCCAAGGGCCTGGGGCGGCCGGGCAAGGGCCACTACTGGACCATCGACCCCGCCAGTGAGTTCATGTTCGAGGAGGGCTCGTTCCGTCGCCGGCCGCGCGGCTTCCGAAGGAAATGCCAGGCGCTCAAGCCCATGTACAGCATGATGAACGGGCTGGGCTTCAACCACCTCCCGGACACCTACGGTTTCCAGAGCTCGGCCGGCGGCCTCTCGTGCCCGCCCAACAGCCTGGCGCTGGAAGGGGGCCTAGGCATGATGAACGGCCACTTGCCGGGCAACGTGGACAGCATGGCCCTGCCCAGTCACTCAGTGCCCCACCTGCCCAGCAACGGAGGCCACTCGTACATGAGCAGCTGCGGCGGCGCAGGGGCAGGCGACTACTCGCATCACGACAGCTCGGTGCCCGCGTCCCCGCTGCTGCCCGCGGGCGCCGGCGGCGTCATGGAGCCTCACGCCGTCTACTCGAGCTCGGCCACCGCCTGGCCGCCCTCGGCCTCCGCTGCGCTCAACAGCGGTCCCTCTTACATCAAGCAGCAGCCCCTATCCCCCTGCAACCCTTCCGCCAACCCCCTGTCCGGCAGCCTCTCCACGCACTCCCTGGACCAGTCGTACTTACACCAAAACAGTCACAACACCCCCGCTGAACTGCAAg GTATACCGCGGTATCACTCCCAGTCGCCCAGCATGTGTGACAGAAAGGAGTTCGTATTTTCTTTCAACACCATGGCGTCTTCGTCCATGCACTCAGCTGGCAGCAGCTCCTATTATCACCAGCAGGTCACCTACCAAGACATCAAGCCTTGTGTGATGTGA